From endosymbiont of Galathealinum brachiosum, one genomic window encodes:
- a CDS encoding RNA polymerase subunit sigma-24 — protein sequence MNKPKTFYIYYRYMIKRKSTVKTKIAASRDRLYRVALAWCGDQMLAEDLIQETIAIGIDKSHQLRNEDQLFSWLYTILNNNWYRHLRKNKNHEDISDLIPSEDSGPYTTCQELLIVKQVQQVVATLPSVERQVISLVDLEEFSYSDVAKVLDIPIGTVMSRLHRARKNLLLKMDSTACEPAKPTSHIHRVK from the coding sequence ATGAATAAACCGAAGACTTTTTACATCTACTATAGGTATATGATTAAAAGAAAATCGACAGTTAAAACTAAAATTGCAGCTTCTCGTGATCGACTTTATAGAGTGGCGCTGGCCTGGTGCGGAGATCAGATGCTGGCAGAAGACCTTATTCAGGAGACCATAGCTATTGGCATTGATAAAAGCCATCAGTTACGAAATGAAGACCAGTTATTTTCCTGGTTATATACCATTTTAAATAACAACTGGTATCGTCACTTAAGAAAAAATAAAAATCATGAAGATATCAGTGACCTTATCCCATCAGAAGATTCCGGCCCTTACACAACATGTCAGGAACTTCTTATCGTCAAACAGGTACAACAGGTTGTCGCAACATTACCGTCCGTTGAACGTCAGGTTATATCATTAGTCGATCTGGAAGAGTTTTCCTATAGCGATGTAGCGAAGGTTCTTGATATACCCATTGGCACTGTTATGAGCCGCTTACATCGAGCAAGAAAAAATCTTTTATTAAAAATGGATAGCACAGCCTGCGAGCCTGCAAAACCAACAAGCCATATACATAGAGTAAAGTAG
- the rpmE gene encoding 50S ribosomal protein L31 produces the protein MRPDIHPDYHDVKVTCSCGNEFDTRSTYKSDALSIEVCSQCHPFFTGKQKILDSAGQIDKFRKRFGGKK, from the coding sequence ATGAGACCAGATATACACCCAGATTATCATGATGTTAAAGTAACGTGCAGCTGTGGCAATGAATTTGACACTCGTTCTACTTACAAAAGTGACGCACTTTCTATAGAAGTATGCTCACAATGTCACCCTTTCTTTACTGGTAAGCAGAAGATTTTAGATTCTGCCGGTCAGATTGATAAATTCCGCAAACGTTTTGGTGGCAAGAAGTAA
- a CDS encoding orotate phosphoribosyltransferase, with translation MKDYQKNFIELALQYDVLKFGEFKLKSGRKSPYFFNAGLFNTGKALAEMGRCYAQAIVDSGIQYDLLFGPAYKGIPLVAVTAMALQIDHGLDIPYAFNRKEAKDHGEGGSIVGSKIEGRVLVLDDVITAGTAIREAIDIIDHNNGTAIGVLIALDRQEKGTGELSAVQELHDEYGLEVFSIIGMKHLIQYLKDKGDEEMLDAMQFYRTEYGVG, from the coding sequence ATGAAAGATTATCAGAAAAACTTTATTGAACTGGCATTGCAGTATGATGTATTGAAGTTTGGCGAATTTAAACTGAAATCTGGGCGCAAGAGCCCCTACTTTTTTAATGCCGGTTTATTTAATACCGGTAAAGCCCTCGCTGAAATGGGGCGTTGTTATGCACAGGCTATTGTTGATAGTGGCATTCAGTACGATCTTTTATTTGGTCCTGCATACAAAGGAATCCCTCTAGTAGCGGTAACAGCGATGGCTTTACAAATTGATCACGGCCTGGATATCCCATACGCATTTAACCGTAAAGAAGCCAAAGATCACGGAGAAGGTGGCTCAATCGTCGGCTCCAAAATTGAAGGCAGAGTATTAGTTCTGGATGATGTTATTACTGCTGGCACGGCTATTCGTGAAGCAATAGATATTATTGACCATAATAACGGCACAGCTATCGGTGTATTGATTGCTCTGGATCGTCAGGAAAAGGGTACAGGCGAACTCTCTGCTGTGCAGGAATTGCACGATGAATACGGTCTGGAGGTGTTTAGCATTATAGGCATGAAACACCTGATTCAATACCTTAAGGATAAAGGAGATGAAGAAATGCTGGATGCAATGCAGTTTTATCGTACTGAATATGGGGTTGGTTAG
- a CDS encoding malate dehydrogenase, whose amino-acid sequence MNEEDKKRALDYHQFPSPGKIGTDITKPCNTQDDLSLAYTPGVAEPVRAIADDPEMAYDYTAKGNLVGVITNGSAVLGLGNVGALAGKPVMEGKAVLFKRFSNIDVFDIEVNADVPKDFIDTVARIAPTFGGINLEDIKAPECFEIERTLDSMLDIPVFHDDQHGTAIIIAAGLLNALDLQGKKIEEARIVCMGAGAAGIASMRLLQGLGIRKENLILLDRNGVIHTGRDDLNIYKAEFAVKTERRTALDAMQDADVFIGVSGPNLLTAEMVLAMAPNPIVFALSNPTPEIDPVLAKSTRDDLIMATGRSDYPNQVNNVLGFPYIFRGALDAGATTITQEMHIAAVNEIRSLAKDPVPKSVLNAYGLDHLEFGPEYIIPKPVDPRLIERVPAAVAQAAIDSGVSKHHHT is encoded by the coding sequence ATGAATGAAGAAGATAAAAAACGCGCTCTGGACTATCACCAGTTTCCATCACCTGGAAAAATAGGGACAGATATAACCAAGCCCTGTAATACGCAAGATGACCTTTCACTGGCATATACTCCGGGTGTAGCCGAGCCGGTCAGGGCGATTGCTGATGATCCTGAAATGGCATATGACTATACTGCTAAAGGTAATCTGGTTGGTGTAATTACAAATGGCAGCGCAGTTCTTGGCCTGGGAAATGTGGGCGCATTAGCGGGCAAACCGGTAATGGAAGGTAAAGCCGTTTTGTTTAAGCGTTTTTCAAATATAGATGTGTTTGATATTGAAGTTAATGCAGATGTGCCAAAAGATTTTATTGATACGGTTGCACGTATTGCGCCGACATTCGGTGGTATTAATCTGGAAGATATAAAAGCACCGGAATGTTTCGAAATTGAGCGTACTTTAGATAGTATGCTGGATATACCTGTTTTTCATGATGATCAGCACGGAACCGCTATTATCATTGCGGCTGGTTTGCTTAATGCACTGGATTTACAGGGCAAAAAAATAGAAGAAGCCCGTATTGTGTGCATGGGGGCTGGTGCAGCAGGAATTGCATCAATGCGTTTACTGCAGGGTTTAGGTATACGTAAGGAAAATCTAATTTTGCTAGATCGAAATGGGGTTATTCATACTGGTCGTGACGATCTTAATATTTATAAAGCTGAATTTGCTGTTAAAACAGAACGTAGAACAGCGTTAGATGCAATGCAGGATGCCGATGTATTCATCGGGGTCTCCGGGCCGAATCTGCTAACAGCTGAAATGGTTCTTGCGATGGCACCTAATCCCATTGTTTTTGCTTTGTCTAATCCAACACCTGAGATAGACCCTGTTCTGGCGAAAAGTACTCGTGATGATTTAATTATGGCAACAGGACGTAGTGATTATCCTAATCAGGTGAATAATGTACTTGGATTCCCGTATATATTCAGGGGTGCATTAGATGCAGGTGCGACGACAATCACTCAGGAAATGCATATAGCTGCAGTGAATGAAATTCGCAGTCTTGCAAAAGACCCTGTTCCAAAATCAGTATTAAATGCATATGGCCTGGATCATCTGGAATTTGGTCCTGAATATATTATTCCAAAACCCGTCGATCCAAGACTTATTGAGCGTGTCCCTGCAGCAGTTGCTCAGGCAGCGATTGATAGTGGTGTTTCAAAGCATCACCATACTTAA
- a CDS encoding phosphoribosyltransferase translates to MKKILDFLYPPRCQLCGSDQGLHLSNQLCMACVADLRFNKAACQICAEPLGFESSESGFQSKICGQCTKSPPVFDSCWSAFVYAQPLEWMIQQLKFNAKLNIAPLLSRLMEEGLPPSLYKEMRPDVIIPMPLHNRRLKQRGFNQSHLIIKPIAKKINLPIDLNSCVRVRDTEHQTGKNAHQRTLNIKNAFEFINRNNYQHVLIFDDVVTTGSSISELSKTLKKEGVKRVDVWCLARAEKIN, encoded by the coding sequence ATGAAAAAAATACTGGATTTTTTATACCCACCACGTTGTCAGTTATGCGGTAGTGATCAGGGGTTACATCTTTCCAATCAGTTATGCATGGCCTGTGTAGCTGATTTACGCTTCAATAAGGCCGCCTGTCAGATATGCGCTGAGCCTTTAGGGTTTGAATCGTCTGAATCAGGCTTTCAAAGCAAAATATGTGGGCAATGCACTAAATCACCCCCGGTTTTTGATTCGTGCTGGAGTGCATTTGTTTATGCGCAACCACTCGAATGGATGATCCAGCAATTAAAGTTTAATGCTAAGCTAAACATTGCACCTCTATTATCGAGGTTAATGGAGGAAGGGCTGCCACCGAGTTTGTATAAAGAAATGAGACCGGATGTCATTATTCCTATGCCTTTACATAACAGACGTTTAAAACAGAGAGGTTTTAACCAGTCACATTTAATTATTAAACCAATAGCAAAAAAAATAAATTTACCTATAGATTTAAATTCATGTGTGCGTGTACGAGATACAGAACATCAAACAGGAAAAAACGCGCATCAGCGAACATTAAATATAAAAAATGCGTTTGAATTTATTAATAGAAATAACTATCAGCATGTGCTTATCTTTGATGATGTGGTAACCACCGGATCCAGTATATCCGAGTTAAGTAAAACCCTTAAAAAGGAGGGTGTTAAACGAGTTGATGTATGGTGTCTGGCAAGAGCTGAAAAAATAAACTAA
- a CDS encoding AmpG family muropeptide MFS transporter gives MLFLGFSAGLPLLLVFGTLSAWLARSGIDKSTIGYISWVALLYGLKFIWSPLVDRLRLPILNSLLGQRRSWMLLAQFGVIVGLLAMSFSNPNTQLSVLVWAAILVAFSSATQDIAIDAWRIEAMPVESQGAMSGTYQMGYRLGMLLAGGGSFLIAHYYSWPMAYTVLSMIMVIGVVTTIIISEPERKVSEDTWKQEKRVVEFLENATHLSSRVKGIYAWVIGAVVCPFTEFFNRNGQFAIVVLLFIGLFRISDISMGIMANPLYVDVGYTDLQIGLVTKTIGPIVTIVGALFGGALVVKYKVIPVLMIGAILVVVTNLLFVLVALNPPDTIFLSLVIAADNLSAGIAGSAFIAYLSGLTNKAYTATQYALFSSLMLLPAKFIGGFSGSIVESHGYVSFFFYTAALGLPAIFLIRLLSNNEKKNLRLNQ, from the coding sequence ATGTTATTTCTGGGCTTTTCAGCAGGTCTTCCTTTGTTGCTTGTGTTTGGCACGTTATCAGCATGGTTGGCTCGGAGCGGAATTGATAAAAGCACCATTGGTTATATCAGTTGGGTCGCTTTGTTATACGGATTAAAATTTATATGGTCTCCATTAGTTGATCGTCTTCGACTACCAATATTGAATTCATTATTAGGGCAACGACGTAGCTGGATGTTACTTGCGCAGTTCGGTGTGATTGTGGGTTTACTTGCAATGTCTTTCAGTAACCCAAATACTCAATTGAGTGTGCTTGTCTGGGCTGCAATATTAGTTGCGTTTTCCTCAGCAACTCAGGATATTGCCATTGATGCCTGGCGTATAGAAGCTATGCCAGTTGAGTCACAAGGAGCTATGTCTGGAACATATCAAATGGGTTATCGTCTTGGTATGTTGTTAGCTGGTGGCGGCTCTTTTCTTATTGCGCACTATTATTCGTGGCCGATGGCATACACAGTATTATCTATGATAATGGTAATAGGTGTTGTAACAACGATTATTATTTCTGAGCCCGAAAGAAAAGTCTCTGAAGATACCTGGAAACAGGAGAAACGTGTTGTTGAATTTCTTGAAAATGCAACGCATTTATCCAGTAGGGTGAAAGGAATTTATGCATGGGTTATTGGTGCAGTTGTTTGTCCATTCACTGAGTTTTTTAACCGAAATGGTCAGTTCGCAATAGTTGTTTTATTATTTATTGGTTTATTTAGAATTAGTGATATATCAATGGGTATTATGGCCAATCCATTATATGTAGATGTTGGGTATACTGATTTACAAATCGGTTTAGTAACTAAAACAATCGGCCCGATTGTTACGATTGTAGGTGCTTTATTTGGTGGCGCACTCGTTGTGAAATATAAAGTTATACCGGTATTAATGATAGGTGCTATTTTAGTTGTAGTCACTAATTTATTATTTGTGCTTGTGGCTTTGAATCCCCCTGACACAATATTTCTTTCTCTAGTTATTGCCGCAGATAATTTAAGTGCGGGTATTGCCGGGTCAGCTTTTATAGCCTATTTATCAGGCTTAACAAATAAGGCATATACGGCTACGCAATATGCATTGTTTAGTTCTTTGATGTTATTGCCAGCTAAGTTTATAGGCGGTTTTTCGGGAAGTATTGTTGAATCTCATGGTTATGTGTCGTTTTTCTTTTATACGGCTGCGTTAGGTTTACCTGCGATTTTCTTAATAAGGTTATTAAGTAATAATGAAAAGAAAAACTTACGTCTTAACCAGTGA
- the xth gene encoding exodeoxyribonuclease III produces MRIISVNTNGIRAAARKGFFDWLKKQKADVVCIQETKAQVHQLEDEVFHPQGYHCYYHDAVKKGYSGVAVFCRKKPKKVHMGIGMHDVDQEGRYIEVEFDKISVISLYMHSGSSSEERLALKFDFMQRFMPYLHKLRRKRREFVICGDWNIAHKQIDIKNWRSNQQNSGFLPEEREWFTKMIDEVGYVDAFRVVNQKAHEYTWWSNRGQAWANNTGWRIDYQIVTPKLKNTIKAASIYKEERFSDHAPLTIDYDFTLE; encoded by the coding sequence ATGCGTATTATATCAGTTAACACCAATGGAATTCGAGCCGCAGCGCGAAAAGGTTTTTTTGACTGGCTAAAGAAACAGAAAGCTGACGTTGTCTGTATTCAGGAAACAAAAGCACAGGTACATCAGCTTGAAGATGAGGTGTTTCACCCGCAGGGTTATCACTGCTATTACCATGATGCGGTGAAAAAAGGCTATAGTGGTGTTGCCGTTTTTTGCAGAAAAAAACCCAAAAAAGTTCATATGGGCATAGGTATGCATGATGTTGATCAGGAAGGACGATATATAGAAGTTGAGTTTGATAAGATCAGCGTGATCTCTTTATATATGCATTCAGGCTCATCATCTGAGGAGAGGCTGGCGCTAAAGTTTGATTTTATGCAACGTTTTATGCCTTATTTGCATAAGTTGAGGCGCAAGCGTCGGGAGTTTGTTATTTGTGGTGACTGGAATATTGCCCATAAACAGATAGACATTAAAAACTGGCGCAGTAATCAGCAGAACTCGGGTTTTTTACCGGAAGAACGTGAGTGGTTTACAAAAATGATAGATGAAGTCGGTTATGTTGATGCGTTTCGTGTGGTTAACCAGAAAGCGCATGAGTATACCTGGTGGAGTAACCGGGGGCAGGCGTGGGCTAATAATACGGGGTGGCGCATTGACTATCAGATAGTGACGCCTAAATTAAAAAATACAATTAAAGCGGCTTCTATATATAAAGAAGAGCGTTTTTCCGATCATGCGCCTTTGACGATTGATTATGATTTTACACTGGAATAA
- a CDS encoding permease: MIDLSEQLLLFIVSLLANFFSALAGGGAGLIQLPALIFLGLPFGLALATHKVASVALGVGATVRHLKSSRLERKFALYILATGLPGVILGASVILQIPGRLAEVALGLLTMGLGLYSYLSPELGQALQIRNRHRRGMLIGGLALFGMGVLNGSLTSGTGLFVTLWLVRWFGLDYKTAVAYTLILVGIFWNGSGAVALGVLGDIYWIWVPTLIAGSLIGGYFGAHVGIVKGNKVIKTTYEVVTLLIGIKLIVG, encoded by the coding sequence ATGATTGACCTTTCAGAGCAACTTCTTCTTTTTATTGTTTCACTTCTAGCTAATTTTTTCTCTGCTCTGGCAGGGGGAGGGGCTGGTCTTATTCAATTACCCGCATTGATTTTTCTGGGCCTTCCATTTGGTCTGGCTCTGGCTACTCATAAGGTTGCAAGTGTTGCTTTGGGGGTAGGGGCAACTGTTCGTCACCTTAAATCCAGTCGTTTAGAGCGTAAATTTGCGTTATATATTCTTGCCACAGGCCTGCCGGGTGTCATTTTGGGTGCAAGTGTCATATTGCAAATACCTGGCCGGTTGGCAGAGGTGGCATTAGGACTTTTAACTATGGGCTTAGGATTGTATTCATATCTGTCCCCTGAGTTAGGGCAGGCGCTGCAAATTAGAAATCGACACAGGCGAGGTATGTTAATCGGTGGTCTGGCTCTTTTTGGTATGGGCGTACTGAATGGTTCACTGACTTCGGGAACCGGGCTGTTTGTTACCCTGTGGCTGGTACGCTGGTTTGGCCTGGATTATAAAACGGCTGTTGCGTATACCTTGATACTGGTGGGTATTTTCTGGAATGGTAGTGGTGCGGTGGCCCTGGGTGTTCTCGGTGATATTTACTGGATATGGGTGCCTACGTTAATAGCTGGTTCGTTAATAGGTGGGTATTTTGGTGCTCATGTGGGAATTGTTAAAGGTAATAAAGTGATTAAGACGACCTACGAAGTGGTGACCTTGCTGATAGGTATAAAACTTATTGTTGGATGA
- the mdh gene encoding malate dehydrogenase, producing the protein MKKITVVGAGRVGESTAQFIASKDLCREIVLIDIREGAAEGAALDIQEDAPLFRFDTRLTGGTDYSLMADSDLIIITAGVPRKPGMSRSDVLETNVRVTDSIIENTLKYAPNSKMLFVSNPVDILTYRAWQKTGWDRSRILGQAGVLDSTRMASFIAMETGYSALDIDAMVLGGHGDSMVPMMRFTTISGIPVSNFMDQKTIDDIVTRTRNGGAEILALRQNSSAFDAPAAAVAAMVDAIVNDRKRILPTVAILKNEYGCDELAIGVPCVLGKNGMEKVITLEMNKEEQLNFDRSVEAVEKDMETLSKL; encoded by the coding sequence ATGAAAAAAATCACAGTAGTGGGTGCAGGTCGTGTGGGTGAATCCACCGCACAATTTATAGCTTCAAAAGATCTCTGTCGTGAAATTGTCCTTATAGATATTCGTGAAGGTGCTGCTGAAGGTGCAGCACTGGATATTCAGGAAGATGCTCCGCTATTCCGTTTTGATACTCGCCTGACTGGCGGTACCGATTATTCATTAATGGCTGATTCAGACCTCATTATCATTACCGCAGGTGTGCCGAGAAAACCGGGTATGTCACGCTCTGATGTGTTGGAAACAAATGTAAGAGTGACTGATAGTATTATAGAAAACACATTGAAATATGCGCCTAACAGTAAAATGTTATTTGTTTCAAATCCAGTTGATATTCTAACCTATCGTGCATGGCAGAAAACAGGTTGGGACCGTAGTCGAATACTAGGGCAGGCCGGTGTGCTTGACTCAACCAGAATGGCGAGTTTTATTGCAATGGAAACGGGGTATTCTGCACTGGATATAGATGCAATGGTGCTGGGTGGTCATGGCGATTCAATGGTGCCAATGATGCGTTTTACAACTATCTCGGGTATTCCGGTGAGTAACTTTATGGATCAGAAAACCATAGATGATATTGTTACACGCACACGTAATGGTGGAGCCGAAATTTTAGCTTTACGTCAGAATAGCAGTGCTTTTGATGCACCAGCCGCCGCCGTTGCTGCGATGGTCGATGCGATTGTGAATGATCGTAAACGCATTTTACCTACAGTGGCTATTCTTAAAAATGAATATGGCTGTGATGAGCTGGCAATTGGCGTGCCCTGTGTACTGGGTAAAAATGGTATGGAAAAAGTAATAACTCTTGAGATGAATAAAGAAGAGCAGCTTAATTTTGATCGGTCAGTAGAGGCGGTTGAAAAAGACATGGAAACGTTATCGAAATTATAA